Within Paenibacillus albicereus, the genomic segment CGCTTGTCTGTTACCCCTATTTGGACGCAGCGGCGACGGCTGAATCGCGCATCAGTGCGAACCCGGCAACGGCTCGATCCGGCTGGCCAGCCAAGGATAAAGGCGAGCTCCCGTGCTGGACACGGCGAGAACGTACTCGATGCTGGAGCTGCGGCTCGTCAGCCTGACCCAGTCGCCCCAGGTCGGCAAGGGCTGGTCCGGCAGCGGCGGCACCGGAGAGACGTACAGGTCGGCATAGTCGAACCGGAACGTCAGCGTCCGGTTCAGTCCGTAAAACTGGAATACCGCCACGGAGGAGAAGGTCGGTCGCAGCGGCTCGAATTCCAGTTCGCGCTCTCCCAAGCTCAGCTGACCGAATGCCTCGAACGGAATCGGCACCTTGCGCAGCAGCAGGCGCATGCGGGGGAACGACGGGTCGCGCTGCCGCTCGGCCAGCGAGCATTCCCTCCGGTAGCGCCTCAGCAGCCCGGGCCCGGCGACCCAGACGGCGTTGAATCGGATCATCGCGCACCTCCTCCCCGTTCCGTCCCGCGCCTGGCGGCGCTGCCGCCAAGGGACGCGCAGCTGATCCATCCTATCGGCCGGAGGCGGAAATTATGCCTTCCAAGCCGGTGGTTCTGCGGAAGGAATTCGCCGGCGGACGGGGAACATGACTGCTTGGGGACGGAACGCAAAAAAATCCTACCCGCATGCGGGAAGGATTGAATCGGGACGGCGTCCCGTAGTAAACTGAGGAAGTCATGCAAAAAATAGAGCGATATTCAGGGTAGTAAAATTCTATTCTATTTTACTACAATAGCGGCCTTCTGTCAAGCTTCGATCCGCAGCTGGGACAGGCCGGTGCGACGAATGAAAGGATGTGTCCCTCCATGGATGCTGGCGAATGGAAAAAGGAACAGGCTCGAGTCGACGCGGTCCGCGGGCAGCTGAAGAAGCGGATCGCCCGCGACGAGCCGATCGTCTCGGAGCTGAAGGCGCAGGTCGTCGGAATCCGTTCGGAGTTCTGGGACGACGTGACCGTCAACCTGGCGGAGAGCGACGACCGGATCGAGACGGCGGTCAGCATGAAGCAGCAGGCCGAGGTGCTGTCCGAGCGGGAGCGGAGCCATCGCGCGCTGCGCAGCGGCCTGCAGAAAATGCGCCGCCTGCTGCCCGCTCCGTACTTCGGACGCATCGATCTCGTCGAGGAAGGAACGGACGGAACGCCTGAGCAGGCGTATGTCGGCGTAGCCTCCTTCCTCGCGGACGATGGGGAGACGTTCCTCGTCTATGACTGGAGGACGCCGATCGCGAGCCTCTACTACGACTACGGCCCCGGCGCGGTGCGCTACGAGACGCCGGGAGGCGAGATTGCCGGAGAGATGACGCTCAAGCGCCAGTTCTCCATCCGCGAAGGCCGCATCCGCTCCATGTTCGACACGGGCATGACGATCGGCGACGAGCTGCTGCAGGACGTGCTGAGCCGCACGTCCAGCTCGCAGATGCAGGCGATCGTCGGCACGATCCAGCAGGATCAGAACGCGATCATCCGCAACGACCGGGCGCGGCTCTTGATCGTGCAGGGAGCGGCGGGCAGCGGCAAGACGTCGGCCGCCCTGCAGCGCGTGGCTTACCTGCTCTACAAGCATCGGTCCCGCATTTCCGCCGAGCAGATGGTGCTCTTCTCCCCCAACCCGATGTTCAGCAGCTATATCTCGTCCGTCCTGCCGGAGCTTGGCGAGGAGAACATCAAGCAGACGACGTTCCAGGACTATCTGGAGCTGCGCCTCGGCCGCCGCTACGAGCTGGAGGACGCCGCCGAGCAGCTTGAAGCCGTGCTCGCAGGGCCGGAGGCAGACGACTCGATCCGGCTGCGCGCCGCTTCCATCTCCTGCAAGAGCTCCGTGCGGTTCCTGGAGCGGATTGAGGCGTTCGCCAGCGGACTGCTCCGCTCCGGCATGCGCTTCAAGGGCTTCCGCCTGCGCGGCCGCGTCGTTGTCGGGCGCAGCCAGCTGACGGAGCGCTTTTACGCCATGGACGCCTCCATCCGGCTGCCCAATCGGATCGAGCTGCTCAAGGAATGGCTGCTCGAGGAGCTCGAGCGGCTGGAGACGGCGGAGCGGGAAGCCGACTGGGTGCGCGAGGAGATCGAGTTTCTCGACGACGACCAGTATCGGAAGATCCACAAGACGCTGCGCCGGCAGCGGGCCGGGGCCGACGAGGAGGAGAGCGTGCTGGAGGAGCGGCTGCTGCGGACCGAGGTGGCCCGCCGGGCGTTCCGTCCGCTGCGACGCCTGGCCGAAAGCCTCGCCTGGATTGACGCCGCCGGCCTGTACAAGGACCTGTTCCGCGGCGAGCAGGCGGAGAATGCGGCGGAGGAGCGCTGGAGCGAGATCGCAGCCCGCACGCTTTCGGCGCTGGACGACGGCCGCCTGCTCCATGAAGACGCCGCCCCGCTGCTTTATTTGACCGAGCTCGTGCAGGGCTTCCGCATGAACACGTCGATCCGGTACGTCATCGTGGATGAAGCGCAGGATTTTTCGCCGTTCCAATTCCACTTCCTCAAGCGGCTGTTCCCGATGGCGAAGATCACGGCGCTCGGAGACTTCAACCAAGCGATCTTCGCCCACTCCACGGAGCTTGCGGCCAGCGCATGGCTGCAGCGGCTATATGGTCCCGACCAGACGGAAACGATCGTGCTGCGCCGCAGCTACCGCTCGACCCGGCCGATCGTCGAATTCACCCGCTCGCTGCTGCCGGACGGCACCGCGATCGAGCCGTTCGACCGGCCGGGCGAGCTGCCCGTGCTCGTCCGCGCCGGCAGCGCCGAGGAGCGCGACCGGCTGCTCGGCGCCGACCTGCTGAAGCTGGCGGCAGGCGAAGCGGCTTCGATCGCGGTCATCTGCCGGACCGAAGGGGAATCGCAGTCCGCTTGGGAAGCGCTGCGGGCGATTCCGGGCCTCGAGAGCTTGAAGCGGGTGACCAAGGATACGGCCAAGTTCGAAAGCGGCATGCTCGTCATCCCGGCCTATCTGGCCAAAGGCGTCGAATTCGACGCCGTGCTGCTCTACGACGCGAGCGCGGACGCTTACGGCGAGGAGCGCCTGCGCAAGCTGTTCTATACGGCCTGCACGCGCGCCATGCACGTGCTGCGCCTGTATGCGGCCGGAGCGGCATCGCCGTTCTTCGCCGATGCTTCTCCCGGCAGCTTCCGCGTCGTCGAGCCTGCCCGTCCCTGAGCGAACGTCACGTCCCGGTCCGGCATAGGATGCTTTAGCCTAACCGCGAAAGGACCGATCCTATGGACGTCACCGCCGGTTCCATCCACTGGCTTTACCTCTTTTTCGTCGGCGCCATCATCGTCCTGCTCACTCTCCGCCGCGATACGACGATCGCCTGCCTGCTCGGCATCGGCGCGATCGGCTGGATCGCCTCCGGAACGGCTAGCGGCGCCGTCGGCGGCCTGTTCAACAGCTTGATCTACGCGATCAAGGAGCTGTCAAGCACGATCCTCATCATCTCGATCATCGTGGCGATGAGCCGCCTGCTCGTCGCCACCGGCATCAACGAGATCATGGTCTCCCCCTTCGCCCGCCTGCTGCGGACGCCCGCGATGGCGTACTGTGGCATCGGCCTCATCATGATGACGGTCAGCTTTTTCTTCTGGCCTTCGCCGGCCGTTGCCCTGATCGGCGCCGTGCTGCTGCCGGTCGCGCTCCGGGTCGGCCTGCCGGCGCTCGGAGCGGCGATGGCGATGAACCTGTTCGGCCACGGCATCGCCCTGTCCGGCGATTACGTCATCCAGGGCGCGCCCAAGCTGACCGCGGACGCGGCCGGCATCGGCGTCGCCCAGGTCATGGAGGCGAGCGTGCCGCTCGTCATCGTCATGGGCGTTGCGACGACGGTAGCCGCGTTCTGGCTCATGCAGCGCGATAGGAAGACCGGCGCGTGGCGCGACGGGCTCGTGCAGCCGGGTGCCGGGTCGCTGTTCGGCGCGCCGGAAGAAGGCGGCGCGGACGCACGTCCCGAAGAAGCCGGCGACAACGCCGGCAAGGCGCTGCCGCTTGCGGCAAAGCGCGCGGCAGCGATCGCCATCCCGCTGCTGTTCGCCCTCGATGTCTATCTCCTGTTCCGCCTCGACCTGCAAGGAGGAGACGCCACCGCCTTGATCGGAGGCACCGCCGCCCTCATCGTCGCGGCACTGTCGCTGCTCGCCCATCGCGGGCGCGGCCTGGAACGGTCCACGACGTATCTGGTGGAGGGCTTCACGTTCGGCTTCAAGGTGTTCGGCCCCGTCATCCCGATCGCCGCTTTTTTCTATCTCGGCGACTCGGCGCTGCCGGCGCTGTTCGGCGATTCCGCCTTGCCTGCGGGCTCTCACGGCATCGTCAACGATCTCGGCGCTTTGCTGGCCCATTCGGTGCCGGTCAGCGGAGCGGTCGCGGCGGCCACGCTCGCCGCCGTCGGCGCCATCACCGGCCTCGACGGATCCGGCTTCTCGGGCATCTCCCTCGCCGGATCGGTCGCCAGCCTGTTCGGCACGGCGCTCGGCCACGGGACCGACGTGCTGACGGCGCTCGGCCAGATCGCCGCCATCTGGGTCGGCGGAGGCACGCTCATTCCTTGGGCGCTCATCCCGGCGGCGGCGATCTGCGGCGTCAGCCCGTTCGAGCTCGCGCGGCGCAACCTGAAGCCGGTGGCGTTCGGACTCGTCGTCACCACGATCGTCGCCATTTTCCTCCTCTAGCGCTCCCTGCAGCGCCGATAGGATCGCCAAAAGACGAAGCGGCCGGCGGCCGCTTCGTCTTGGTTCCGTCCAGCTATCGGAGTGGGCCTGCGCGGCGATTGGCCGTCCGCGGCCTCCGCCTTGCAGGCTTGCCCAGGCCGGACGGCCGTTCCGCCAAGCGCCGGTTCAGACTGCCATCGCCATGCAAGCCCGGGAGCAGGCGCGGCAGGCTTCGGCGCAAGCTTGGCAGTGGTCATGGTCATGCTTCGCGCACTCTTCGGCGCAAAGGTCGCAGGCTTGGGCGCACAGCAGCATGAACTCCTTGACGAAGGGACTGTTGCGCGTCATCATCTGGATGGCCATGCCGCATAGATCGGCGCAGTCGCGGTCGAGCCGGATGCACGCCTTCATCATCGCGGCGTGCTCCTCCTCCAGGCAGGCGTCCAGACAGTGGTTGCAGGCGGAGATGCAGGCGAGACAGGCGTCCAAGCATTCCTTCATCTTGCGCTCCATCTCCGTCGCGTCCATCGCCGCTCCTTGACCGGTGCCGCCCGCCATCGTTCCGTTCATCGGGTCCATCGTTTCGTTCGATTCCATTGTTGATCGCTCCCTTTCGGATTGGGTTCCCTGGTCCCTGCGTCCAGGCTCCAGCATGCCTCTCGTCCTTCTATACCCGGTTCGGGATCGTTCGCATCGCGAACTTCATCTCTCACCGCTAAAGTTTCTCGATCGGGTAAACGGGTGAAAAGAGAGCAGAACGAACGACAAGGGAGGAACCGAACATGAACAAAAAAGTACTCGGAACGGTGATTGGAGCAGGCGTGACCTACCTGATGCGGAACAAGAGCGCGAGGGACAAGCTGTTCTCGACCGTGCGCAACTTCGCTTCGAGCCGGCAAGGCTCGGCGCCGCGCACGCCGGCGCAGCAGGGCGACCGCAGCGGCTCCTACAAAATCTGACGCTTGCGCGATGAGACAAAAAAGCATCCGTCCCCACCGGGGGAAACGGATGCTTTTTTCGTCGTTCTTCCTTTGTACGCGCGGATGAAGCTACATGACGAACAAGAAGAACAAGGCCGCCAAGACGAAGCGGTAGTAGGCGAACCAGCTCAGCTTGAGCTTTTTGATCAAGTTGATGAAGGTGACGACGGCGATCAGGCCGACCACGAACGAGACGACGAAGCCGACGAGAAGCAGCCCGAAATCTTCTCGTACGAGCAGATCGCGGCTCTTGTACAGGTCGACGCCCGTCGCGCCGATCATCATCGGCACCGACAGGATGAACGTGAAGTCGGCCGCCGCTTTTTGGCTCGTGCCCATGAAGATGCCGCCGGAGATCGTCGAGCCCGAACGGGAGAAGCCGGACCATAGCGCCAAAATCTGAAAGACGCCGATGCCGAAGGCCTGCTTGTACGTAATGTCGTCGACCGTCTCCGCCGAGGGCGTATGCCGCTTCTGGTACTGCTCGGCGGCGATCATGAGCAAGCCGCCCGCGATCAGCGCGAGCAGCACCGTCGTCGGCCCGAACAGATACTCCTTGATGAAGCCGTGCAGCACGACGCCCATGACGCCTGCCGGAATCATGCCAAGCACGAGATGCAGCGCGTTGAGGCCCGAGCCTTTGGAGAAGTCGAACTTCAGGAAGCTGATGAACCGCTTGAAATAAAGCAAGAATACGGCCAGCACGGCGCCTAGCTGCACGACGACCTCGAAGGTGCCTGCTTTGTCCCCCGTAAAGTTCATCAGATCGCCAGCCAAAATCATGTGGCCG encodes:
- a CDS encoding undecaprenyl-diphosphate phosphatase, yielding MERLDYIKAIVLGIIEGLTEFLPVSSTGHMILAGDLMNFTGDKAGTFEVVVQLGAVLAVFLLYFKRFISFLKFDFSKGSGLNALHLVLGMIPAGVMGVVLHGFIKEYLFGPTTVLLALIAGGLLMIAAEQYQKRHTPSAETVDDITYKQAFGIGVFQILALWSGFSRSGSTISGGIFMGTSQKAAADFTFILSVPMMIGATGVDLYKSRDLLVREDFGLLLVGFVVSFVVGLIAVVTFINLIKKLKLSWFAYYRFVLAALFFLFVM
- a CDS encoding four-helix bundle copper-binding protein, with protein sequence MESNETMDPMNGTMAGGTGQGAAMDATEMERKMKECLDACLACISACNHCLDACLEEEHAAMMKACIRLDRDCADLCGMAIQMMTRNSPFVKEFMLLCAQACDLCAEECAKHDHDHCQACAEACRACSRACMAMAV
- the helD gene encoding RNA polymerase recycling motor HelD, with the protein product MDAGEWKKEQARVDAVRGQLKKRIARDEPIVSELKAQVVGIRSEFWDDVTVNLAESDDRIETAVSMKQQAEVLSERERSHRALRSGLQKMRRLLPAPYFGRIDLVEEGTDGTPEQAYVGVASFLADDGETFLVYDWRTPIASLYYDYGPGAVRYETPGGEIAGEMTLKRQFSIREGRIRSMFDTGMTIGDELLQDVLSRTSSSQMQAIVGTIQQDQNAIIRNDRARLLIVQGAAGSGKTSAALQRVAYLLYKHRSRISAEQMVLFSPNPMFSSYISSVLPELGEENIKQTTFQDYLELRLGRRYELEDAAEQLEAVLAGPEADDSIRLRAASISCKSSVRFLERIEAFASGLLRSGMRFKGFRLRGRVVVGRSQLTERFYAMDASIRLPNRIELLKEWLLEELERLETAEREADWVREEIEFLDDDQYRKIHKTLRRQRAGADEEESVLEERLLRTEVARRAFRPLRRLAESLAWIDAAGLYKDLFRGEQAENAAEERWSEIAARTLSALDDGRLLHEDAAPLLYLTELVQGFRMNTSIRYVIVDEAQDFSPFQFHFLKRLFPMAKITALGDFNQAIFAHSTELAASAWLQRLYGPDQTETIVLRRSYRSTRPIVEFTRSLLPDGTAIEPFDRPGELPVLVRAGSAEERDRLLGADLLKLAAGEAASIAVICRTEGESQSAWEALRAIPGLESLKRVTKDTAKFESGMLVIPAYLAKGVEFDAVLLYDASADAYGEERLRKLFYTACTRAMHVLRLYAAGAASPFFADASPGSFRVVEPARP